The following nucleotide sequence is from Acinonyx jubatus isolate Ajub_Pintada_27869175 chromosome E3, VMU_Ajub_asm_v1.0, whole genome shotgun sequence.
GGCCAGGCGACTCTGTCCCGGTCCCCGGGCCCGCGTACACTCGCAGGGTGGCTCTGGGGAAGGTCACCGGGCAGACCTGCCGGCTGCTCCGCGTTCGACGGGAGGCCTCGGACCGTGTCCAGACGgcccccgggtgcccctagaCTGCCTGGAGCAGCCGGAGCGGCGGGGGTCGCTGGACCAACGCGGAGCAGGCGGTGAGCCGGGCGCGCTCGGGCGCAGGTCACGTGGCGGGCGCGGgggcgcgcgggggcggggcctggtgcGCGCGGCTCCGCGGGTGGCAGGGCGGGCGGGAAGGGGCGGGGCCTCGGGCGGGGCCGCCGGGGGGAGGCGGGCGGGCcggtgggaggggaggagtggagatggcggcggcggcggctcaggggggcgggggcggggagcccGGGGGAGCTGATGGGGTCGGCCCGGGGGTCTCGGGGGAGGTGGAGGTAGTGAAGGGGCAGCCGTTCGACGTGGGCCCGCGCTACACGCAGCTGCAGTACATCGGCGAGGGCGCGTACGGCATGGTCAGGTGAGGGGGCGttccggggggagggggctcttgAGGATGGGGGACCGGGAGGGATGCCGAGGGCCTTCTGGGCCGGGGAGACTCCCAGGGTCCTGAGGAGGCGGGGGCTTTCGGGAGGCTGGGGGGAGTCCCACGGAGGAGGCCTTGGGCTGCTTTCTGGGGGAGCGGCGCTGCGTACGTTCTAATGGGAGGGGGCTTGGAGGCCGCAGAAGCGCCCATTCCGTTGTGAGGGGAAGGGCATCTGAGTGTACGTGGGGGAGCTGTGGGGCCCTCGGGGACCCTACGGAGTCGGGGAGAGGCGGAGAAACTAAGTATTCTTGGGGAGGTGATATCGTCAGCGGAGAGCGAGCGAAGGACCCTACTCTGGGGAGAGGATGCCTTGGATTCTCCCAGTAAGGCCTGCCAAAGAGTTTGGGAGAGAAGAGCGGAGCTCAGGGCTGGACAGGGTGGGGCAGGCCTTTgggcctggggccaggggccCAGTGAGCCATGAGGGGTCCAGGAGTGCCCGCTTGCAACTTTTAGGAGGGATCTGTGAGCTCTCTCATCCCCACTGTGTGCTCTGGGCCTTTGTTCATCTGGGAAGAGCTCTCCTGCCCAGGTGCCTCGCCCTAACACCCGTGTCTGTCTCAGCCCTTCTTTCCGGTCTCTCCTATGACTCCCTCCTTCTCACTGTGTGTGCCTCACTGTACATCCTCCACTCACGTCCCACCCCCTGGACCTGTCTTGGGTTGAGGGAGCCCATCCTGGATAGGGGAGGATGAGAGGTCAGGGCACCTAGAATGGACAGGATTGAGGCAAGGGGAAGTCAGTGAGCGGTCAGTCTCTTCCTCTGTTTGTGAAGTCACTGAAGGGCTGCCTGGCTGGTCCCCAGCTTTCTCCCTGGAGATCCCAGGCCTTCACAGCAGGAAGGAACCAGCATTGTTTACGACTTGGCCAGAAtcctctcttgctccctcccctccctgctcaggcCTGGGTGGGGCCCCCAGGCCTGGACTCCCCCTATGTAAGGCCACACCGACAGCATCTCTCTGGCCCCCTCAGCTCAGCTTATGACCACGTGCGCAAGACTCGCGTGGCCATCAAGAAAATCAGCCCCTTCGAGCATCAGACCTATTGCCAGCGCACACTGCGGGAGATCCAGATCTTGCTGCGCTTCCGCCATGAGAACGTCATTGGCATCCGGGACATTCTGCGGGCGCCCACCCTGGAAGCCATGAGGGATGTGTATCCTTCACCTTGGCCAGATGGCTGGCCCGGCATGGCCTCAGAGCTGGGCTGGGAGAACGttggctttctttctgtttccttcttccctgccaCACTCCAAAACAAACCCAGTAAATGAAACTTTCCAGCAGAAAAGAGGCCACAGAGTGTAAGACAACTCGGAGGCCCGAGGGGGATCCTGGCCTGCGGCAGacaggctgtgtggccttgggcaagtctgtTCTCCATGCTCTGCCTCatttggaggggagggaggggagggctgggctcTATGGGAGCTTTGTCTTTTGACATCTGCAGTTCTGTGACGTGATCCAGCCTCTGCCCACAGTCAGTTCTTGTTTAACAGACgatgattcttttctctctgggtcctcagacgggaaggaaggcaggaaggaagagaactGCCCCTTTTTTGAGGGCCTACTATGAGTCAAGTGCAGTGCATACCCAGTACTTTGACATTTCTGGTTCTACCTCCCAACTGCTGTATGAGATGGGTCATCAGCtccatttcaaagatgaggaaactgagcctcagaaagCCTAAAATCAAGTGCTACCCTTGCTGCCTCCTACCCTCCCCCAGATGAGAactgtccttctttctctgggaCTTCCTGCTCAGAGCCTCACCCCAGTCACCTGTGGACTTGCACTTTGCCCAGGGAGGGACAGCCTTGCCTTTgttgcccttccccccacccccacattgcTTTCCTAGCTCGCTGTCCACTTCCTGCCAGGCTCTGTTGTTAGCAGCTTGTAGCACCCATCACCTCTCCCCACCCAACCCACCCCCGGTTAGTCCCAGTTCCCCACTCAAATGTGGGGATTTGCGCTGCACTGTCTGCAGCCCCCACCACAAGCTGTGGGCAGGAAACCTCCACAGTCACCCccagcttgctgtgtgaccttaaatCAGGCACTGCATCTTGCTGGGCCTCTTTGTCTCTTAAAACAGCAGGATTGATCCACATGTTTTCAGAAGGCCCTTTTGAGGCTGATTCTAAAAGACAGTCCTGAGGGTCATCTCGCTGAATCTTCATAACTACTCTCTGAAGAACCGTTCtttcccctattttacagataaggaattaGAGGTGCAGCCAGGTTGAGGTCATAAGGCCAATGAGCAGTGGCGTGGGGGTTTCAGACACCGGGAGGACAACTCCAGAGCATTGCTCTTGACTGTGAAGCTCTCCCGCCTCCTGCAGTTTATTATCCCCGTTTTCccaggagggaaactgaggctacaGAATTGAAATACTTCTGCTCAGCGCTCCCAGCTGAGATGCGGCAGGGGGCCCGAGCCCAACTGCTGAGTCTGGGCCTTGTCCAGCTCGTGATAAGGGCTGGCAGATCTTTCGAGTCCTAGCTGGAAGGGGACGTAGAGCCTAGTCACCAGAGCCTGTTCTTCTTAACCAAATATCTCCTGCTGCCCCCACGTGGGGGGTCTCCGGTGCCATCTTCAGCTACATTGTGCAGGACCTGATGGAGACAGACCTGTACAAGTTGCTCAAAAGCCAGCAGCTGAGCAACGACCACATTTGCTACTTCCTCTACCAGATCCTGCGGGGCCTCAAGTATATCCACTCAGCCAACGTGCTCCACCGGGATTTAAAGCCCTCTAACCTGCTCATCAACACCACCTGCGACCTTAA
It contains:
- the MAPK3 gene encoding mitogen-activated protein kinase 3 isoform X3, with product MAAAAAQGGGGGEPGGADGVGPGVSGEVEVVKGQPFDVGPRYTQLQYIGEGAYGMVSSAYDHVRKTRVAIKKISPFEHQTYCQRTLREIQILLRFRHENVIGIRDILRAPTLEAMRDVYIVQDLMETDLYKLLKSQQLSNDHICYFLYQILRGLKYIHSANVLHRDLKPSNLLINTTCDLKGYTKSIDIWSVGCILAEMLSNRPIFPGKHYLDQLNHILGILGSPSQEDLNCIINMKARNYLQSLPSKTKVAWAKLFPKSDAKALDLLDRMLTFNPNKRITVEEALAHPYLEQYYDPTDEPVAEEPFTFDMELDDLPKERLKELIFQETARFQPGALEAP